From one Esox lucius isolate fEsoLuc1 chromosome 11, fEsoLuc1.pri, whole genome shotgun sequence genomic stretch:
- the LOC105012981 gene encoding glycoprotein-N-acetylgalactosamine 3-beta-galactosyltransferase 1 encodes MTMCKRTSKSSRYFDVMFCAGFGFGFCLCFMAITYYKLVTDKFQNSLVLLQSQTSSLSVANTAVFSPLSPSPISSGRLLCWVLTSPNTLWTRSKHIVKTWGRRCDTLLFLSSKPDLKFPGTVLALETEEGRENLYNKTINAFKILHDSYLDKADWFLKADDDTYVIVENLRLLLSRFSPNRPVYLGRRFRQHVHQGYMSGGAGYVLSREAVRLYAMAVYNGTCTLSTSPEDLELGTCLQKLGVPAGDSRDHQNRETFHPLWLGSLVSPEDLLPKWFHNYNYYTTKVGPDCCSKTSVSFHYCKPLQMYMLEYFLYRLSPVGGHSIKLHKTRGETTATETNKSNNQLTSFWGFDKGFIWNPL; translated from the exons ATGACAATGTGCAAGCGCACGTCAAAGTCTTCCCGGTACTTTGATGTTATGTTCTGTGCTGGCTTTGGATTTgggttctgtctctgtttcatgGCCATTACTTACTACAAATTAGTTACAGATAAGTTTCAGAACTCTCTGGTGCTGCTGCAGTCACAGACCAGCAGCCTCTCTG TGGCCAATACCGCTGTGTTCTCGCCAttatccccctcccccatctcttcgGGGCGGCTGCTCTGCTGGGTCTTGACCTCACCCAATACACTGTGGACCAGATCTAAACACATAGTTAAAACCTGGGGTCGCCGCTGTGACACACTGCTCTTCTTGAGCTCTAAGCCGGATCTCAAGTTCCCTGGGACTGTGTTGGCCCTGGAAACAGAGGAGGGACGGGAAAACCTGTACAATAAGACCATTAATGCTTTCAAAATACTGCATGACAG TTACCTAGACAAGGCTGATTGGTTCCTCAAAGCTGACGACGACACTTATGTGATTGTGGAAAACCTGcgcctactcctgtcccgcttTAGCCCAAACAGGCCTGTATATCTAGGCAGACGTTTTCGCCAGCATGTGCATCAAGGCTACATGAGTGGTGGTGCTGGCTATGTGCTGAGCCGTGAGGCTGTGAGACTCTACGCCATGGCTGTGTACAATGGCACCTGCACTCTTTCCACCTCTCCAGAGGACCTAGAGCTGGGCACCTGCCTCCAGAAGCTGGGAGTCCCTGCAGGTGACTCGAGGGACCACCAAAACCGGGAAACCTTCCACCCCTTGTGGCTCGGTTCCCTGGTCTCTCCCGAAGATCTACTGCCCAAATGGTTCCACAATTACAATTATTACACAACCAAAGTG ggtCCTGACTGTTGCTCCAAAACATCTGTATCTTTCCACTACTGCAAGCCATTACAAATGTATATGCTTGAGTACTTCCTCTACCGTCTCAGTCCAGTGGGTGGCCACAGCATTAAACTGCATAAGACCAGAGGAGAAACGACAGCGACTGAGACGAATAAGAGTAATAATCAGCTCACCTCTTTCTGGGGATTTGACAAAGGCTTCATTTGGAATCccttataa
- the fam117aa gene encoding protein FAM117A yields the protein MSCRGAAARGGTHCLQPLRATVPFQLHSKAQPRCKDAKTGDRNKSRPPKPTIRRTLSLDTIVGPYLQGQWPKETEAQGVNWVNDKATQTPSSWAEEPRGRRSVGGHKRSASWGSAEHLREVAKLRHQLQKRSRHAPISGGHEHAHHRGGQAPSATQTTPLSRLAPRLRRSVEGLNLELEGVFVSEKPEDQHKILDVPDGHRAPVPAQRCSSGSQSEPSPASLDPALLSPSESPCALDPALLSESPSLMGVPEPVDCETLCPSPHPVVLDPCLLQPSPSPRPNKTFQREPPEGCERVRVVWEEPMSPCHREPLFQVSCPDPNKVNFTPHGGSAFCPVSLLKPLLPSMDLLFRGLSVSPVTGCSVQSSSP from the exons ATGTCGTGCAGAGGTGCAGCTGCCCGGGGGGGCACCCATTGCCTGCAACCACTACGAGCCACTGTCCCATTCCAGCTTCACAGTAAAGCACAACCGCGCTGCAAAGATGCCAAAACGG GTGACCGGAACAAGTCTCGCCCACCAAAGCCAACCATTCGTCGAACTCTGTCCTTGGACACCATTGTGGGTCCATATCTGCAGGGCCAGTGGCCCAAGGAGACCGAAGCCCAGGGAGTCAACTGGGTCAATGACAAGGCCACACAG ACTCCCAGCTCCTGGGCAGAGGAGCCTAGGGGAAGAAGAAGTGTTGGTGGACACAAGCGCTCTGCATCATGGGGCAGTGCAGAACACCTAAGGGAG GTGGCTAAGCTCAGGCACCAGCTGCAGAAGCGCTCCCGACACGCCCCTATCTCCGGAGGGCACGAGCATGCCCACCACCGTGGAGGTCAGGCACCCAGCGCTACACAG ACTACACCCCTGAGCCGGCTGGCCCCTCGACTGCGGCGCAGCGTGGAAGGTCTCAACCTGGAGCTGGAGGGGGTCTTTGTGTCAGAGAAACCCGAGGACCAGCACAAG ATCCTTGACGTCCCAGATGGCCACAGAGCTCCTGTTCCTGCCCAGAGGTGTAGCAGTGGATCCCAAAGTGAGCCCTCCCCTGCCTCGTTAGACCCCGCCCTCCTCTCGCCATCTGAGTCTCCATGCGCCCTAGACCCCGCCCTCCTCTCCGAGTCTCCCAGTCTCATGGGAGTGCCAG AGCCTGTGGACTGTGAGACCCTGTGCCCATCCCCACATCCAGTTGTTCTGGACCCCTGCCTGTTGCAGCCCTCCCCTTCCCCTCGTCCCAACAAGACCTTCCAGAGGGAGCCTCCGGAGGGCTGTGAGCGAGTGAGAGTCGTGTGGGAGGAGCCTAT GTCTCCTTGTCATAGAGAGCCTCTCTTCCAGGTATCCTGCCCTGACCCAAACAAGGTGAACTTCACTCCTCATGGAGGCTCTGCCTTCTGCCCTGTCAGTCTGCTCAAGCCCTTGTTGCCCTCCATGGACCTTCTGTTCCGCGGCCTGTCAGTCTCACCTGTCACAGGCTGCTCGGTGCAAAGTTCTTCCCCCTAA